One part of the Rutidosis leptorrhynchoides isolate AG116_Rl617_1_P2 chromosome 1, CSIRO_AGI_Rlap_v1, whole genome shotgun sequence genome encodes these proteins:
- the LOC139880416 gene encoding hypothetical protein At1g04090-like, which produces MSFGCGCFNWNKVSTAHSIDPSHYYFTLPSPIPQWPPGHGFATGTVNLGELEVLEITKFEFIWGTDMNYRRKGVSFFKPIEIPDEYFCLGHHCQSDNSRLRGFVLVARELTKSQSPALIEPIDFSLVWCPDDWIEENVHGHGYFWLPMAPKGYKALGFIVTNKPAKPDLGEVKCVRDDLTDPIEPHHILLNSPSKIAESMFKVWKTRPRNRGVHEKGASVGTFFCSCVWSQGEELTISCLKNLNPELHSMPNLDQVHTLIKHYGPTIYFHPDEMYLPSSVSWFFESGALLYKKGESKGVRVDPFGSNLPKGDRNDGEYWIDLPKDDTEKKIKRGNLESSKLYVHVKPALGGTHTDIVMWIFYPFNGPGCLKIGLMNYQLNKVGQHVGDWEHVTLRISNFTGELSGVYFSQHSSGVWVDPANLEYIQENKPIVYASRNGHANYPHQGDFLQGSVNLRIGIRNTAASSKCSLDSSKDYEIIAAEYLGDGVVKEPCWLQYMRKWGPTTVHDSRAEVTRILNNRLPATLRGTAQSVFDKLPNELYGEDGPTGPKEKSSWCGDEKC; this is translated from the exons ATGTCATTTGGATGTGGATGCTTTAATTGGAACAAAGTCTCAACTGCCCATTCCATCGATCCTTCTCATTATTATTTCACTCTTCCTTCCCCAATTCCCCAATGGCCTCCAG GTCACGGATTTGCAACTGGAACTGTTAATTTAGGAGAATTAGAAGTTCTTGAAATCACAAAATTTGAGTTCATATGGGGAACTGACATGAACTACAGAAGAAAAGGTGTCAGCTTTTTCAAACCAATCGAAATACCAGACGAATACTTCTGCCTTGGTCACCATTGTCAATCAGACAACTCTCGTTTACGAGGATTTGTACTTGTGGCCCGCGAACTTACCAAATCACAATCACCAGCTCTTATCGAGCCGATAGATTTCTCGTTAGTTTGGTGCCCAGATGACTGGATCGAAGAAAATGTTCACGGGCATGGCTACTTTTGGTTACCTATGGCTCCTAAAGGTTATAAAGCTTTGGGCTTTATTGTCACAAATAAGCCTGCAAAGCCCGATTTAGGAGAAGTTAAATGTGTTCGTGATGATCTTACAGACCCAATTGAACCACACCATATTTTACTAAATTCACCTTCTAAAATAGCCGAGTCGATGTTTAAAGTGTGGAAAACAAGACCGCGTAACAGAGGTGTGCACGAGAAAGGTGCGTCAGTTGGTACTTTTTTCTGCAGTTGTGTTTGGAGTCAAGGTGAAGAGTTGACTATTTCATGCTTAAAGAATTTAAATCCTGAATTACACTCGATGCCGAATCTTGATCAGGTTCACACTCTAATCAAGCATTACGGGCCGACAATATATTTTCATCCTGACGAGATGTATTTACCGTCTTCTGTTTCTTGGTTCTTTGAAAGTGGAGCTTTGTTGTACAAAAAAGGGGAATCAAAAGGCGTACGGGTTGAcccatttgggtcaaatttgcctaAAGGTGATAGAAACGACGGTGAGTATTGGATAGATTTGCCTAAAGACGACACCGAGAAGAAAATCAAACGAGGAAATCTAGAAAGTTCGAAACTTTACGTTCATGTAAAGCCCGCTTTAGGTGGGACCCATACCGACATTGTGATGTGGATCTTCTATCCTTTTAACGGGCCGGGCTGTTTAAAAATCGGGCTCATGAATTACCAACTTAATAAAGTCGGGCAACACGTGGGCGATTGGGAACACGTGACTCTTCGAATAAGCAACTTCACCGGTGAGTTATCGGGTGTGTACTTTTCGCAGCATAGTTCTGGCGTTTGGGTGGACCCCGCCAATCTAGAGTATATACAAGAGAATAAACCAATCGTTTACGCATCAAGAAATGGTCACGCGAATTATCCACATCAAGGAGATTTTCTTCAAGGTTCGGTTAATCTTAGAATTGGGATCAGGAATACTGCAGCATCGAGTAAATGCTCGTTGGATTCGAGTAAAGATTATGAAATTATAGCAGCAGAGTATCTTGGAGACGGAGTTGTTAAGGAACCATGTTGGTTACAGTACATGAGAAAGTGGGGCCCAACGACCGTGCATGACTCTAGGGCTGAAGTTAcgagaatcttgaataatcgttTGCCTGCAACTCTTCGGGGTACAGCTCAGAGTGTATTCGATAAACTGCCGAATGAACTGTATGGTGAAGATGGGCCTACTGGGCCCAAGGAGAAAAGCAGCTGGTGTGGTGATGAGAAATGTTAG